The following are encoded in a window of Castanea sativa cultivar Marrone di Chiusa Pesio chromosome 5, ASM4071231v1 genomic DNA:
- the LOC142633491 gene encoding G-type lectin S-receptor-like serine/threonine-protein kinase SD1-1 isoform X3 — protein sequence MSPEYAIDGLFSVKSDVFSFGVLVLEIVSGKKNRGFYHPDHDFNLLGHAWKLWNENRAMELMDALMEKRIPEPEVLRCIQVSLLCVQQHPEDRPPIASVLLMLDSENSSLPQPKQPGFYTERSITETDSSSSGKTPYTATELTITMLQGR from the exons ATGTCTCCGGAGTATGCAATAGATGGGCTCTTTTCTGTGAAGTCTGATGTCTTTAGCTTTGGTGTATTGGTTTTAGAGATAGTGAGTGGAAAGAAGAATAGAGGATTTTATCATCCTGATCATGATTTCAACCTTTTAGGACAT gCATGGAAATTATGGAACGAAAACAGGGCCATGGAACTGATGGATGCTTTGATGGAAAAGCGGATACCAGAACCAGAAGTCTTACGATGTATACAAGTCAGTCTATTGTGTGTGCAACAACACCCTGAAGACAGGCCCCCAATCGCTTCTGTTCTTTTGATGTTGGATAGTGAGAATTCTTCACTACCTCAACCAAAACAGCCTGGATTTTACACAGAAAGGTCTATTACAGAGACTGATTCGTCATCATCAGGGAAAACCCCATATACTGCAACTGAATTAACCATTACAATGTTACAGGGTAGGTAG
- the LOC142633491 gene encoding G-type lectin S-receptor-like serine/threonine-protein kinase At4g27290 isoform X1, which translates to MKLFLSIFVCFISISFSKTSLGLDTLASNQNLRDNQTLVSTGEAFILGFFSPGNSSNRYVGIWYNNIQQTVVWVANKNSPIIDFSGVITLTPTGNIVIANNQSVITIWSSNSMANNPVLQLLNTGNLVLKDSNDKSYAYAWQSFDYPCDTLLPGMKLGWNLTSKQNWFLTSWKSLQDPSTGDFTYKVDPRGLPQLVLRKGTKIEFRSGPWDGIRFGGDPQLEGTPVLNQIFVYNTSYMYYTFENSDSSIILRFVVNQSGSIDFLKWNLQRGEWLNIYTIQRDECDMYGHCGPNGICDMNKSPVCQCPTGFTPKTQADWNLMEWSGGCIRKMPLNCSTKVGFRKFSGLKLPDTSELFVNSTMMSLKDCEAACLRNCSCTAFANTEASGCVAWFGNLLDIRVHNGVGEDLYIRMAASGLESKNKDQRTVVIISVSVVFGVLLFVSISWLLIWKRTFHRSKARRQRVNNPNQDDKPSVVEEEEDLQLPLFDTYTIATATNNFSFSNKIGEGGFGPVYKGELPSGEQIAVKRLSRYSGQGLKEFKNEVILIAKLQHRNLVKLLGCCIHAEDRMLIYEFMSNRSLELYIFNQTRGTALDWQKRFDIIVGIARGLLYLHRDSRLRIIHRDLKASNILLDGEMNPKISDFGLARTFGGDQTEVNTSRIIGTYGYMSPEYAIDGLFSVKSDVFSFGVLVLEIVSGKKNRGFYHPDHDFNLLGHAWKLWNENRAMELMDALMEKRIPEPEVLRCIQVSLLCVQQHPEDRPPIASVLLMLDSENSSLPQPKQPGFYTERSITETDSSSSGKTPYTATELTITMLQGR; encoded by the exons ATGAAGctctttctttccattttcgTCTGCTTCATTTCTATCTCCTTTTCCAAAACCTCCCTTGGATTAGACACCTTAGCTTCAAACCAAAATCTCAGAGACAACCAAACTCTGGTTTCCACAGGCGAAGCATTCATATTAGGCTTCTTTAGTCCAGGGAATTCCAGCAATCGTTATGTGGGAATATGGTACAACAATATCCAACAAACAGTTGTTTGGGTTGCCAACAAAAACAGCCCCATCATAGACTTTTCCGGTGTTATAACCCTCACCCCAACTGGAAACATAGTTATCGCCAACAATCAATCTGTTATTACCATCTGGTCATCGAATTCAATGGCAAATAATCCAGTCTTGCAGCTCTTAAACACAGGAAACCTTGTGCTTAAAGATAGTAATGATAAAAGCTATGCTTATGCATGGCAGAGCTTTGATTATCCATGTGATACATTGTTACCGGGCATGAAGCTTGGATGGAACCTAACGTCTAAACAAAACTGGTTCCTGACTTCATGGAAGAGTCTTCAAGATCCATCCACTGGGGACTTCACGTACAAAGTAGACCCTCGTGGGCTTCCACAGTTGGTTCTTCGCAAGGGTACTAAGATAGAATTTCGAAGCGGGCCTTGGGATGGTATTCGCTTTGGTGGGGATCCTCAGCTTGAAGGAACCCCGGTGCTTAATCAAATCTTTGTTTACAACACAAGCTATATGTACTATACCTTTGAAAACAGTGATAGTTCAATAATCTTAAGGTTTGTGGTGAATCAGTCCGGCTCTATAGATTTCCTCAAATGGAACCTGCAGCGTGGTGAGTGGTTGAATATATATACCATCCAGAGAGATGAATGTGATATGTATGGACACTGTGGTCCTAATGGCATTTGCGACATGAACAAGTCCCCAGTTTGCCAGTGCCCAACTGGGTTTACTCCAAAAACACAAGCAGATTGGAACTTGATGGAATGGTCTGGTGGGTGTATAAGAAAAATGCCTTTGAATTGTAGTACCAAAGTGGGGTTTAGGAAGTTTTCTGGGTTGAAGTTGCCCGATACTTCGGAGCTTTTTGTTAATAGTACGATGATGAGCTTGAAGGATTGTGAGGCAGCTTGTTTGAGGAACTGTTCGTGTACAGCTTTTGCCAACACTGAGGCTAGTGGTTGTGTGGCTTGGTTCGGGAACTTGCTTGATATTAGAGTGCACAATGGAGTCGGGGAAGATTTGTATATTCGAATGGCTGCTTCTGGACTTG AATCGAAGAACAAGGACCAAAGAACCGTGGTGATCATATCAGTATCAGTAGTTTTTGGGGTTCTTCTGTTCGTATCAATCAGCTGGTTATTGATTTGGAAAAGAACCTTCCACAGAAGCAAAG CTCGGAGGCAGAGAGTAAATAACCCAAATCAAGATGACAAGCCTAGTGTAGTTGAGGAAGAGGAAGACCTACAGCTTCCTCTATTTGACACTTATACTATTGCAACTGCTACCAACAACTTCTCtttctcaaataaaattggtgaaGGTGGTTTTGGTCCTGTTTACAAG GGTGAACTCCCAAGTGGAGAACAAATAGCAGTCAAGAGGCTCTCCAGATATTCAGGACAAGGCCTCAAAGAGTTCAAGAATGAGGTTATCTTGATTGCAAAACTTCAGCACCGAAATCTTGTAAAGCTATTGGGATGTTGTATTCATGCAGAAGATAGAATGCTGATATATGAGTTCATGTCTAACAGAAGTTTAGAGTTATATATATTCA ATCAAACAAGAGGTACTGCACTTGATTGGCAAAAGCGTTTTGACATCATAGTAGGGATCGCTCGAGGACTTCTTTATCTTCATCGAGATTCAAGATTGAGAATCATACATAGGGATCTTAAAGCTAGTAATATTCTCCTAGATGGTGAGATGAATCCCAAAATATCAGACTTTGGATTGGCAAGAACATTTGGAGGTGACCAAACTGAAGTGAATACGAGTAGGATCATTGGAACATA TGGTTATATGTCTCCGGAGTATGCAATAGATGGGCTCTTTTCTGTGAAGTCTGATGTCTTTAGCTTTGGTGTATTGGTTTTAGAGATAGTGAGTGGAAAGAAGAATAGAGGATTTTATCATCCTGATCATGATTTCAACCTTTTAGGACAT gCATGGAAATTATGGAACGAAAACAGGGCCATGGAACTGATGGATGCTTTGATGGAAAAGCGGATACCAGAACCAGAAGTCTTACGATGTATACAAGTCAGTCTATTGTGTGTGCAACAACACCCTGAAGACAGGCCCCCAATCGCTTCTGTTCTTTTGATGTTGGATAGTGAGAATTCTTCACTACCTCAACCAAAACAGCCTGGATTTTACACAGAAAGGTCTATTACAGAGACTGATTCGTCATCATCAGGGAAAACCCCATATACTGCAACTGAATTAACCATTACAATGTTACAGGGTAGGTAG
- the LOC142633491 gene encoding G-type lectin S-receptor-like serine/threonine-protein kinase At4g27290 isoform X2 produces the protein MKLFLSIFVCFISISFSKTSLGLDTLASNQNLRDNQTLVSTGEAFILGFFSPGNSSNRYVGIWYNNIQQTVVWVANKNSPIIDFSGVITLTPTGNIVIANNQSVITIWSSNSMANNPVLQLLNTGNLVLKDSNDKSYAYAWQSFDYPCDTLLPGMKLGWNLTSKQNWFLTSWKSLQDPSTGDFTYKVDPRGLPQLVLRKGTKIEFRSGPWDGIRFGGDPQLEGTPVLNQIFVYNTSYMYYTFENSDSSIILRFVVNQSGSIDFLKWNLQRGEWLNIYTIQRDECDMYGHCGPNGICDMNKSPVCQCPTGFTPKTQADWNLMEWSGGCIRKMPLNCSTKVGFRKFSGLKLPDTSELFVNSTMMSLKDCEAACLRNCSCTAFANTEASGCVAWFGNLLDIRVHNGVGEDLYIRMAASGLESKNKDQRTVVIISVSVVFGVLLFVSISWLLIWKRTFHRSKARRQRVNNPNQDDKPSVVEEEEDLQLPLFDTYTIATATNNFSFSNKIGEGGFGPVYKGELPSGEQIAVKRLSRYSGQGLKEFKNEVILIAKLQHRNLVKLLGCCIHAEDRMLIYEFMSNRSLELYIFNQTRGTALDWQKRFDIIVGIARGLLYLHRDSRLRIIHRDLKASNILLDGEMNPKISDFGLARTFGGDQTEVNTSRIIGT, from the exons ATGAAGctctttctttccattttcgTCTGCTTCATTTCTATCTCCTTTTCCAAAACCTCCCTTGGATTAGACACCTTAGCTTCAAACCAAAATCTCAGAGACAACCAAACTCTGGTTTCCACAGGCGAAGCATTCATATTAGGCTTCTTTAGTCCAGGGAATTCCAGCAATCGTTATGTGGGAATATGGTACAACAATATCCAACAAACAGTTGTTTGGGTTGCCAACAAAAACAGCCCCATCATAGACTTTTCCGGTGTTATAACCCTCACCCCAACTGGAAACATAGTTATCGCCAACAATCAATCTGTTATTACCATCTGGTCATCGAATTCAATGGCAAATAATCCAGTCTTGCAGCTCTTAAACACAGGAAACCTTGTGCTTAAAGATAGTAATGATAAAAGCTATGCTTATGCATGGCAGAGCTTTGATTATCCATGTGATACATTGTTACCGGGCATGAAGCTTGGATGGAACCTAACGTCTAAACAAAACTGGTTCCTGACTTCATGGAAGAGTCTTCAAGATCCATCCACTGGGGACTTCACGTACAAAGTAGACCCTCGTGGGCTTCCACAGTTGGTTCTTCGCAAGGGTACTAAGATAGAATTTCGAAGCGGGCCTTGGGATGGTATTCGCTTTGGTGGGGATCCTCAGCTTGAAGGAACCCCGGTGCTTAATCAAATCTTTGTTTACAACACAAGCTATATGTACTATACCTTTGAAAACAGTGATAGTTCAATAATCTTAAGGTTTGTGGTGAATCAGTCCGGCTCTATAGATTTCCTCAAATGGAACCTGCAGCGTGGTGAGTGGTTGAATATATATACCATCCAGAGAGATGAATGTGATATGTATGGACACTGTGGTCCTAATGGCATTTGCGACATGAACAAGTCCCCAGTTTGCCAGTGCCCAACTGGGTTTACTCCAAAAACACAAGCAGATTGGAACTTGATGGAATGGTCTGGTGGGTGTATAAGAAAAATGCCTTTGAATTGTAGTACCAAAGTGGGGTTTAGGAAGTTTTCTGGGTTGAAGTTGCCCGATACTTCGGAGCTTTTTGTTAATAGTACGATGATGAGCTTGAAGGATTGTGAGGCAGCTTGTTTGAGGAACTGTTCGTGTACAGCTTTTGCCAACACTGAGGCTAGTGGTTGTGTGGCTTGGTTCGGGAACTTGCTTGATATTAGAGTGCACAATGGAGTCGGGGAAGATTTGTATATTCGAATGGCTGCTTCTGGACTTG AATCGAAGAACAAGGACCAAAGAACCGTGGTGATCATATCAGTATCAGTAGTTTTTGGGGTTCTTCTGTTCGTATCAATCAGCTGGTTATTGATTTGGAAAAGAACCTTCCACAGAAGCAAAG CTCGGAGGCAGAGAGTAAATAACCCAAATCAAGATGACAAGCCTAGTGTAGTTGAGGAAGAGGAAGACCTACAGCTTCCTCTATTTGACACTTATACTATTGCAACTGCTACCAACAACTTCTCtttctcaaataaaattggtgaaGGTGGTTTTGGTCCTGTTTACAAG GGTGAACTCCCAAGTGGAGAACAAATAGCAGTCAAGAGGCTCTCCAGATATTCAGGACAAGGCCTCAAAGAGTTCAAGAATGAGGTTATCTTGATTGCAAAACTTCAGCACCGAAATCTTGTAAAGCTATTGGGATGTTGTATTCATGCAGAAGATAGAATGCTGATATATGAGTTCATGTCTAACAGAAGTTTAGAGTTATATATATTCA ATCAAACAAGAGGTACTGCACTTGATTGGCAAAAGCGTTTTGACATCATAGTAGGGATCGCTCGAGGACTTCTTTATCTTCATCGAGATTCAAGATTGAGAATCATACATAGGGATCTTAAAGCTAGTAATATTCTCCTAGATGGTGAGATGAATCCCAAAATATCAGACTTTGGATTGGCAAGAACATTTGGAGGTGACCAAACTGAAGTGAATACGAGTAGGATCATTGGAACATAG
- the LOC142635767 gene encoding zinc finger BED domain-containing protein RICESLEEPER 2-like, which produces MSVLHMSCAAHILNLIVQDRLSLIGDGIERIRDSVIYWIGLPKRRQKFDENARQLRVQCTKELVLDCKTHWNSTYLMLSTPLTYKDVFSHLAKREASYTCLSYDYDWELIKDICGRLELFYSVTEFFSGRKLSGAMSSFDLFVNNSSSSSTKHGSVRMEFDHFIDEGVFKRSEDFDILALWKSNGLKYPTLQMIARDILAIFVTTVALESAFSTSGRLLSPHCSKLHLKTIEAMMCA; this is translated from the exons atgtcTGTGTTGCATATGAGTTGTGCTgcacatattttgaatttgattgttcAAGATAGGTTGTCTCTTATTGGTGATGGTATTGAAAGGATTCGTGATAGTGTGATTTATTGGATTGGATTACCAAAAAGGAGAcaaaaatttgatgaaaatgcACGTCAATTGCGTGTTCAATGCACTAAAGAGTTGGTCTTAGATTGTAAAACACATTGGAATTCAACTTACTTAATGCTTTCTACTCCATTGACTTATAAAGATGTTTTCTCTCATTTGGCTAAACGTGAAGCATCTTATACTTGTTTGTCATATGACTATGATTGGGAGTTAATCAAAGATATCTGTGGGAGGTTGGAGTTGTTTTATAGTGTGACTGAGTTTTTCTCTGGTCGTAA GTTGAGTGGGGCAATGTCatcttttgatttgtttgtaaATAATAGTTCAAGTAGTTCAACGAAACATGGAAGTGTTAGGATGGAATTTGATCATTTCATTGATGAAGGAGTGTTTAAGAGGAGTGAAGACTTTGATATTTTGGCATTGTGGAAAAGTAATGGTCTCAAGTATCCTACTTTACAAATGATTGCAAGAGATATTTTAGCTATTTTTGTCACAACTGTTGCTTTAGAATCTGCCTTTAGCACTAGTGGGAGACTATTAAGTCCACACTGTAGTAAACTTCATCTCAAGACTATAGAGGCAATGATGTGTGCTTAG
- the LOC142634441 gene encoding receptor-like serine/threonine-protein kinase SD1-8 isoform X4 — protein sequence MAKEELEAIADAKRDRQVKVIVTSIICSVTGMLLVGIIGWYTCRMRRARRRRRAESLNSSHRYFTEETQEEDLELPLFDLETVSAATDNFSLKNKIGQGGFGPVYKGVLPTGQEIAVKRLSQNSGQGIKEFKNEVIVIAKLQHRNLVKLLGCCIQREERMLIYEYLPNKSLDNFLFDETRKKLTWKMRFDIVMGIARGLLYLHQDSRLRIIHRDLKASNILLDNEMNPKISDFGIARIFGAEQTEQTTKRVMGTYGYMSPEYAMSGNFSVKSDVFSFGVLLLEIISGKKNWGFYHPDHDLNLLGHAWKLWNEGKPLELMDALIDESHSENEVVRCIQVGLLCVQQRVDDRPTMSSVLLMLSTENAMVPQPKEPGFVTEASSMGIDTSSSSGKNPYTANEVTVTILDAR from the exons ATGGCGAAAGAGGAACTCG AGGCAATTGCAGATGCTAAGAGGGATAGACAAGTGAAGGTGATTGTCACTAGCATCATATGTTCAGTTACTGGGATGCTTCTAGTTGGCATCATTGGCTGGTACACTTGTCGAATGAGAAGGGCAAGGAGACGGAGAAGAG CTGAAAGCTTAAACAGTTCCCATAGATATTTCACAGAAGAAACTCAGGAGGAAGACCTTGAGCTACCGCTTTTTGATCTGGAGACTGTTTCTGCTGCTACTGACAATTTCTCCCTTAAAAATAAGATTGGACAGGGTGGCTTTGGTCCTGTCTACAAG GGTGTGTTGCCAACTGGACAAGAAATTGCAGTGAAGAGGCTTTCTCAGAATTCTGGACAAGGCATCAAAGAGTTTAAGAATGAAGTTATAGTGATTGCAAAACTTCAACACCGTAATCTTGTTAAGCTCTTGGGATGCTGCAttcaaagagaagaaagaatgCTAATCTATGAGTATCTTCCAAACAAAAGCTTGGACAACTTTCTCTTTG ATGAGACTAGAAAGAAGTTGACTTGGAAGATGCGCTTCGACATCGTTATGGGAATAGCACGAGGACTTCTATATCTTCATCAAGACTCTAGGCTAAGAATCATCCATAGGGATCTTAAAGCAAGCAACATCTTACTAGACAATGAGATGAACCCCAAAATCTCAGACTTCGGCATAGCAAGAATTTTTGGAGCAGAACAGACAGAACAAACGACCAAGAGAGTAATGGGAACATA TGGCTATATGTCTCCAGAATATGCAATGAGCGGGAACTTTTCAGTGAAATCagatgttttcagttttggtgTATTATTATTGGAGATAATAAGTGGAAAGAAAAACTGGGGATTTTATCACCCCGACCATGATCTCAACCTGCTAGGACAT GCATGGAAGTTATGGAATGAAGGGAAGCCATTGGAACTCATGGATGCACTTATTGATGAATCACATTCTGAGAATGAAGTGGTAAGATGTATCCAAGTGGGTCTTTTGTGCGTACAACAACGCGTGGATGACAGACCAACTATGTCATCTGTGTTATTGATGTTGTCAACTGAGAATGCAATGGTGCCCCAACCCAAGGAACCTGGTTTTGTTACTGAAGCTTCTTCTATGGGAATTGATACATCATCATCTAGTGGAAAAAATCCTTATACTGCTAATGAGGTTACTGTCACTATTTTAGATGCAAGATAG
- the LOC142634441 gene encoding G-type lectin S-receptor-like serine/threonine-protein kinase At4g27290 isoform X3, whose protein sequence is MGFSLFLSFCYIWLSSASQTSTAATVVSDILRPNQVLKDGQTLVSSGQRFELGFFSPGSSSNRYLGIKYKNIPPAVVWIANRNNSITGLSGSLSMGSNGFSLLANNSLAIWSVNATVVLKSPILQLLDNGNLVFREENNGDSEGYIWQSFDYITDTLLPDMKLGWNLKNGLHMYMRSWLSANDPSVGEFSFSLDPPETPQLVLRKGTQKRNRWGPWDGVRFSGSAALRSNPVFIPMFNSSIEEVYYTFKIVDQSLLSRFVVTPDGLIQYLQWSKNSNEWAIMVTLQRDSCDSYMVCGPYGNCYDGPKCECLNGFRPKSPDDWARVDWSGGCVRKWELDCGNGDGFVKYGGMKLPDNSHLAASRNLSLEECKSVCLRNCSCMAYTMVDIHGNGGDCLLWFDDLLDMRDFSGGGDDLYIRMAKEELEAIADAKRDRQVKVIVTSIICSVTGMLLVGIIGWYTCRMRRARRRRRAESLNSSHRYFTEETQEEDLELPLFDLETVSAATDNFSLKNKIGQGGFGPVYKGVLPTGQEIAVKRLSQNSGQGIKEFKNEVIVIAKLQHRNLVKLLGCCIQREERMLIYEYLPNKSLDNFLFDETRKKLTWKMRFDIVMGIARGLLYLHQDSRLRIIHRDLKASNILLDNEMNPKISDFGIARIFGAEQTEQTTKRVMGTYGYMSPEYAMSGNFSVKSDVFSFGVLLLEIISGKKNWGFYHPDHDLNLLGHAWKLWNEGKPLELMDALIDESHSENEVVRCIQVGLLCVQQRVDDRPTMSSVLLMLSTENAMVPQPKEPGFVTEASSMGIDTSSSSGKNPYTANEVTVTILDAR, encoded by the exons ATGgggttttctttgtttctctcaTTTTGTTACATCTGGTTATCTTCAGCATCACAAACTTCCACTGCAGCAACAGTTGTTTCAGACATCTTGAGACCAAACCAGGTGCTTAAAGATGGCCAAACTTTGGTGTCATCTGGGCAACGCTTTGAGCTTGGGTTCTTTAGCCCAGGCAGTTCAAGCAACAGGTATTTGGGCATTAAATACAAGAACATCCCTCCTGCTGTGGTCTGGATCGCCAATAGAAACAACTCAATTACTGGGCTTTCAGGGTCACTGTCAATGGGCTCAAATGGGTTCTCACTTTTggctaataattcacttgctaTTTGGTCTGTCAATGCCACCGTGGTACTTAAAAGTCCCATTTTGCAGCTATTGGATAATGGCAATCTAGTTTTTAGAGAGGAAAATAATGGTGATTCAGAAGGGTATATTTGGCAAAGTTTTGATTACATAACTGACACTTTGTTGCCAGACATGAAGCTCGGTTGGAACCTTAAAAATGGTCTTCACATGTACATGAGATCATGGTTATCTGCTAATGATCCTTCTGTTGGGGAGTTCAGTTTTAGTTTGGACCCACCTGAGACACCTCAGTTGGTGTTGAGGAAAGGGACGCAGAAGAGAAATAGGTGGGGTCCATGGGATGGAGTCAGGTTCAGTGGCAGTGCTGCATTGAGGTCCAATCCTGTGTTCATTCCTATGTTCAATTCAAGCATTGAGGAGGTTTATTATACATTCAAAATTGTAGACCAATCATTGTTGTCAAGGTTTGTGGTGACCCCAGATGGTTTGATTCAGTACCTACAATGGAGTAAGAATAGCAATGAGTGGGCTATAATGGTTACACTTCAGAGGGACAGTTGTGATAGCTATATGGTTTGTGGGCCTTATGGCAATTGCTATGATGGTCCAAAATGTGAGTGTTTGAATGGTTTTAGGCCTAAGTCACCTGACGATTGGGCACGGGTTGATTGGTCAGGTGGGTGTGTGAGGAAGTGGGAATTGGATTGTGGGAATGGAGATGGCTTTGTCAAGTATGGAGGAATGAAGTTGCCTGATAATTCGCATTTGGCGGCAAGTAGGAATTTGAGCCTTGAGGAATGTAAGTCTGTGTGTTTGAGGAATTGTTCATGTATGGCTTATACTATGGTAGATATCCATGGAAATGGAGGAGACTGTTTGTTGTGGTTTGATGATTTGCTTGATATGAGAGATTTTTCAGGAGGTGGGGATGATCTCTATATAAGAATGGCGAAAGAGGAACTCG AGGCAATTGCAGATGCTAAGAGGGATAGACAAGTGAAGGTGATTGTCACTAGCATCATATGTTCAGTTACTGGGATGCTTCTAGTTGGCATCATTGGCTGGTACACTTGTCGAATGAGAAGGGCAAGGAGACGGAGAAGAG CTGAAAGCTTAAACAGTTCCCATAGATATTTCACAGAAGAAACTCAGGAGGAAGACCTTGAGCTACCGCTTTTTGATCTGGAGACTGTTTCTGCTGCTACTGACAATTTCTCCCTTAAAAATAAGATTGGACAGGGTGGCTTTGGTCCTGTCTACAAG GGTGTGTTGCCAACTGGACAAGAAATTGCAGTGAAGAGGCTTTCTCAGAATTCTGGACAAGGCATCAAAGAGTTTAAGAATGAAGTTATAGTGATTGCAAAACTTCAACACCGTAATCTTGTTAAGCTCTTGGGATGCTGCAttcaaagagaagaaagaatgCTAATCTATGAGTATCTTCCAAACAAAAGCTTGGACAACTTTCTCTTTG ATGAGACTAGAAAGAAGTTGACTTGGAAGATGCGCTTCGACATCGTTATGGGAATAGCACGAGGACTTCTATATCTTCATCAAGACTCTAGGCTAAGAATCATCCATAGGGATCTTAAAGCAAGCAACATCTTACTAGACAATGAGATGAACCCCAAAATCTCAGACTTCGGCATAGCAAGAATTTTTGGAGCAGAACAGACAGAACAAACGACCAAGAGAGTAATGGGAACATA TGGCTATATGTCTCCAGAATATGCAATGAGCGGGAACTTTTCAGTGAAATCagatgttttcagttttggtgTATTATTATTGGAGATAATAAGTGGAAAGAAAAACTGGGGATTTTATCACCCCGACCATGATCTCAACCTGCTAGGACAT GCATGGAAGTTATGGAATGAAGGGAAGCCATTGGAACTCATGGATGCACTTATTGATGAATCACATTCTGAGAATGAAGTGGTAAGATGTATCCAAGTGGGTCTTTTGTGCGTACAACAACGCGTGGATGACAGACCAACTATGTCATCTGTGTTATTGATGTTGTCAACTGAGAATGCAATGGTGCCCCAACCCAAGGAACCTGGTTTTGTTACTGAAGCTTCTTCTATGGGAATTGATACATCATCATCTAGTGGAAAAAATCCTTATACTGCTAATGAGGTTACTGTCACTATTTTAGATGCAAGATAG